From one Papio anubis isolate 15944 chromosome 12, Panubis1.0, whole genome shotgun sequence genomic stretch:
- the LOC101017908 gene encoding olfactory receptor 52L1, with amino-acid sequence MTLVSFFSFLSKPLKILLINSSWRLPQPSFFLVGIPGLEESQHWITLPLGIFYLLALVGNVTILFIILMDPSLQQPMYLFLSMLAAIDLVLASSTAPKALAVLLVHAHEIVYTVCLIQMFFIHAFSSMESGVLVAMAVDHYVAICHPLHHSTILHPGVIGCIGMAVLVRGLLVLIPFPILLQKLIFCQTTVIGHAYCEYMAIVKLACSETTVNRAYGLTVALLVIGLDVLAIGVSYAHILQAVLKVPGSEARLKAFSTCGSHVCVILVFYVPGIFSFLTHHFGHHVPHHVHVLLATLYLLMPPALNPLVYGVKTQQIRQ; translated from the coding sequence AtgactttggtttcttttttctctttcctctccaaGCCGTTGAAAATACTCCTTATCAATTCAAGCTGGAGGCTACCCCAGCCTTCTTTTTTCCTGGTAGGGATTCCGGGTTTAGAGGAAAGCCAGCACTGGATCACACTGCCCCTGGGCATCTTTTACCTCCTTGCTCTAGTGGGCAATGTTACCATTCTCTTCATCATCTTGATGGACCCATCCTTACAGCAACCTATGTACCTCTTCCTGTCCATGCTAGCTGCCATTGACCTGGTTCTGGCCTCCTCCACTGCACCCAAAGCCCTTGCAGTGCTCCTAGTTCATGCCCATGAGATTGTGTACACCGTCTGCCTGATCCAGATGTTCTTCATCCATGCATTCTCCTCCATGGAGTCAGGGGTACTTGTGGCCATGGCTGTGGATCACTATGTAGCCATTTGTCACCCCTTGCACCATTCCACGATCCTGCATCCAGGAGTCATAGGGTGCATCGGAATGGCGGTGCTGGTGCGGGGATTACTAGTCCTCATCCCCTTCCCCATTCTGTTGCAAAAACTTATCTTCTGCCAAACCACCGTCATAGGCCATGCTTATTGTGAATATATGGCTATTGTAAAACTTGCCTGCTCAGAAACCACAGTCAACCGAGCTTATGGGCTGACTGTGGCCTTGCTTGTGATTGGGCTGGATGTCCTGGCCATTGGTGTTTCCTATGCCCACATCCTCCAGGCAGTGCTGAAGGTACCAGGGAGTGAGGCCCGCCTTAAGGCCTTTAGCACATGTGGATCTCATGTTTGTGTCATCCTGGTCTTCTATGTCCCTGGAATTTTCTCCTTCCTCACTCACCACTTTGGTCACCATGTACCCCATCATGTCCATGTTCTTCTGGCCACACTGTATCTCCTCATGCCACCTGCACTCAATCCTCTTGTCTATGGGGTGAAGACTCAGCAGATCCGCCAGTGA